In the genome of Phlebotomus papatasi isolate M1 chromosome 2, Ppap_2.1, whole genome shotgun sequence, one region contains:
- the LOC129800536 gene encoding glycine receptor subunit alpha-2-like isoform X2 has translation MRHLWICAIFSMMFQHSSTINSRLLKPSFSVSDDYDRNMRPNTLTEVSISLLVNRISGVDETKEMTWEDIRIRPARLDDEELRVNGFLELTLEERNRIWIPDLYIRQLREMKLLKLFEEISSLRLYGNSTINLRIGATIIINCDMNFVLYPLDVQKCRVDFSSYKYPVKDMTFRWKKDNPLTFPHDFGDGFFRLPRYVVSFLTDPEPKIINYGDADHCSARLEITLSREVKSYLLENYLPSTLFVSMSWGSFVVVPEIVPGRMVLLVTTLLSLVTMFDTVRNNSPDALELKCIEVWLISCTLFVFLALMEYFIVLFGIRYDKHWRTAKTKITISSPSPVPPSTLSSTGSPRKNGLEHANRIFATAANRISPDERGRDQMPTSTEDITSLPNANPNMLHHKRKFRNVAEYALLYAGSQRGRLDQISLILFPISFLLFTTIYWVLYLSESRKKM, from the exons TGCAATCTTCTCGATGATGTTCCAGCACTCAAGCACCATCAATTCTCGCCTATTGAAGCCAAGCTTTTCCGTGTCTGACGATTACGACAGGAATATGCGACCAA ATACTCTCACAGAAGTGTCTATCTCCTTACTCGTCAATAGAATTTCTGGAGTAGATGAGACTAAAGAG ATGACATGGGAAGACATCCGTATCCGTCCGGCTCGTCTCGATGATGAGGAACTTCGCGTAAATGGCTTTCTGGAGCTTACACTCGAGGAGCGAAATCGCATCTGG attcCTGACTTGTACATTCGGCAGTTGCGTGAGATGAAACTATTAAAGCTCTTTGAGGAAATTTCAAGTCTCAGACTGTATGGAAACAGCACAATAAATCTTCGCATTGG cgCAACAATCATCATCAACTGTGACATGAATTTCGTCCTCTATCCTCTCGATGTGCAAAAATGCCGTGTGGATTTTAGTAGTT aTAAGTATCCCGTGAAAGATATGACTTTCCGGTGGAAAAAGGACAATCCATTGACCTTTCCACATGACTTCGGAGATGGATTCTTCCGCTTGCCACGCTACGTTGTCTCCTTCCTGACTGATCCTGAACCAAAGATCATCAACTACGGCGACG CGGATCATTGCTCAGCCCGCCTGGAGATCACGCTGTCGCGAGAAGTGAAGAGCTATCTGCTGGAAAACTATCTCCCATCGACGCTGTTTGTGTCCATGAGCTGGGGCAGTTTTGTGGTTGTCCCAGAGATTGTTCCTGGCCGAATGGTTCTACTGGTAACTACACTACTCTCACTCGTGACAATGTTTGATACAGTGCGAAACAATTCTCCGGACGCCCTGGAGCTGAAATGCATAGAAGTGTGGCTGATTTCCTGCACACTCTTTGTCTTTCTGGCTCTTATGGAGTACTTTATTGTGCTCTTTGGGATTCGCTATGACAAACACTGGAGGACAGCCAAGACAAAAATCACCATCAGCAGCCCATCTCCTGTGCCTCCATCGACTCTTTCATCAACCGGAAGCCCG agaaaaaaCGGCCTTGAGCATGCGAACAGGATCTTTGCGACAGCCGCCAACAGAATATCCCCAGATGAGCGTGGAAGGGACCAAATGCCTACATCAACAGAGGACATCACTTCCCTTCCCAATGCCAATCCCAACATGCTCCATCACAAGCGGAAATTTCGCAACGTAGCCGAATACGCTTTGCTCTATGCCGGTTCTCAGCGTGGACGCTTGGATCAGATCTCCCTGATACTCTTCCCCATAAGCTTCCTCCTCTTCACCACCATCTACTGGGTGCTGTATCTGAGTGAATCTCGCAAGAAAATGTGA
- the LOC129800534 gene encoding protein FAM91A1, producing MSAKINAEIEECVRNNISWGNLPVHLKQILRNTPKDYDRYVFNYSLKNQLRYRGNLVRRVFRNEQRYYELLVEKSVSYLCLFPYHLADIVTKGLRVTPFNYYLDVLSFLLRNDKSYDTLPNFTAVDCLRVLGIGRNEYLALISEMKTNSSKLFRKPNPLHFLPKFPIRINIEPAWKIEVGYVLETDIRFVNDAERSLIDDLIDFGSRTVGQVDYHVVHSLYRKGLVYLDVPISGEDKICIPPLKNFVMNRVCGDYFENLLYKVFVSTDEHMTISELAQMLQVNLDTVKHAVSLLCRLGFARKKNEIEVANLHGSWENVERIEEERPQITPLNYHSLLMNETDDGLVDAKGKVSESPTGKEEGLDMEEMVNLSATECNSSDGTSDFSIINNSSSSSTECKTPSSAKKKNEVNAVEDAQDSRSLIKPLDPNFKGGKRIGFLFDSTLAAFLMMGNLSPGLKNHAVTMFEVGKLCDESMDTFLAELEKVSLLDAEGEGEVGRYFAHAVILRSTIIALRNNLACGLDLLRLECLESLDYKTRDRLLEKKYKFICSAAPLTSSFTHLLSIPFFGQFHKSCDTSHLWLRMFYYHISGFGPPSLLLTRGTKLKSLPRIFLGYGKLLVTIVHTDSYILNTDNFIALNEQLKNGSVLVQGYGIRQPAEIRYESFPFHRNDVNRQKWARHRAVEKLSEHLNLSSTCGYITFLNTGVPDLGCESNYDVNVHLKRPERRKGRRNSGPSVTPSMEDSTISKDASFGEGIPLTPTAPPNELLTPMDGSEITIHKSKSNELAKLKSPDEEHFAVTPKSTSPSNVFRSEDCNELLETELAELAQCEGRYGGGKELVSQNSIEIAIVDGPEGEESGGKAEDSGEDWTLLDVNFGVPLFDVDCNTRICESLVKHLVSEDNLQVLQESNSEMNRKFLQFVSQCLYFEDENIGVVKIGRLIPQPRINLAFENGKVGYWNGK from the exons atgaGTGCAAAAATCAATGCAGAGATTGAGGAATGTGTCCGCAATAATATTTCATGGGGAAATCTGCCGGTACATCTCAAACAA ATACTGAGAAACACGCCGAAGGACTATGATCGGTATGTCTTCAACTACAGCCTCAAGAATCAATTGAGATACCGCGGGAATTTGG TTCGTCGGGTTTTTCGCAATGAACAGCGATACTATGAGCTACTGGTGGAGAAGAGTGTCAGCTACCTCTGCCTCTTCCCCTATCACTTGGCTGATATCGTAACAAAGGGATTGAGAGTAACACCTTTCAACTACTACCTGGACGTCCTGAGTTTCCTCCTGAGAAATGACAAGAGTTACGATACTCTGCCCAATTTCACAGCTGTCGACT GTCTCCGGGTGCTGGGAATCGGCAGAAATGAGTATTTAGCTTTAATCAGTGAGATGAAAACCAACTCATCAAAGCTATTCCGGAAGCCAAATCCACTGCACTTCCTCCCTAAATTTCCCATTCGAATCAACATTGAGCCAGCCTGGAAGATTGAAGTGGGATATGTGCTGGAAACTGACATTCGG TTTGTGAATGATGCCGAAAGGAGCCTCATTGATGACTTGATAGACTTCGGGTCACGCACGGTGGGTCAGGTGGACTACCATGTGGTGCATAGTTTGTACAGGAAGGGTCTGGTGTATTTGGATGTGCCAATAAGTGGCGAGGATAAAATCTGCATTCCGCCACTAAAGAATTTTGTGATGAACCGCGTCTGTGGGGATTATTTTGAGAATCTGCTGTACAAGGTTTTTGTCAGTACGGACGAACATATGACAATCTCTGAATTAGCCCAGATGCTTCAGGTCAATTTGGACACGGTGAAGCATGCTGTGTCTCTGCTCTGTCGTTTGGGTTTTGCCCGGAAGAAGAATGAAATTGAAGTGGCTAATTTGCATGGAAGTTGGGAGAATGTTGAGAGAATTGAAGAGGAGAGGCCACAGATAACTCCTCTGAATTATCATTCGTTGCTGATGAATGAGACGGATGATGGGTTGGTGGATGCCAAAGGGAAGGTATCGGAGAGTCCGACGGGGAAGGAAGAGGGATTGGATATGGAGGAGATGGTTAATTTGTCGGCAACTGAGTGCAATTCATCGGATGGAACTAGTGATTTTTCTATCATTAATAATTCTTCGTCGTCGTCCACGGAGTGTAAGACTCCGTCGTCGGCGAAGAAGAAAAATGAGGTGAATGCCGTGGAAGATGCTCAGGATAGTCGGAGTTTGATCAAGCCACTTGATCCGAATTTCAAGGGAGGAAAGCGAATAGGGTTTCTCTTTGATTCCACTCTAGCGGCCTTCCTGATGATGGGAAATCTCTCGCCAGGACTGAAGAATCATGCAGTGACGATGTTTGAGGTGGGAAAGCTCTGTGATGAGAGCATGGATACGTTTCTGGCGGAGTTGGAGAAGGTATCACTTTTGGATGCTGAGGGAGAGGGTGAGGTTGGTCGGTACTTTGCTCATGCTGTCATTCTAAGGTCCACAATCATTGCGTTGCGCAATAATTTGGCATGTGGCCTGGATCTGTTGAGGCTGGAATGCCTGGAGAGTCTGGATTACAAGACACGGGATCGTTTGctggagaaaaaatacaaattcatCTGTTCAGCAGCTCCGCTCACCAGTAGTTTCACCCATCTTCTCTCCATTCCCTTTTTTGGTCAATTCCACAAGAGCTGCGATACTTCCCATCTTTGGCTTCGTATGTTCTACTACCACATATCGGGTTTTGGTCCGCCAAGCCTCCTTCTGACCCGGGGCACTAAGCTCAAGAGCCTTCCGAGAATATTTTTGGGCTACGGAAAACTCCTGGTGACGATTGTTCACACAGATTCCTACATCCTCAACACGGATAACTTCATTGCACTCAATGAGCAACTGAAGAATGGTAGTGTCCTTGTGCAGGGTTATGGAATTCGTCAACCCGCCGAGATTCGCTATGAATCCTTCCCATTCCACAGAAATGACGTAAATCGCCAGAAATGGGCCAGGCACCGGGCTGTAGAGAAACTTTCCGAACATCTAAATCTGTCCAGCACCTGTGGCTACATCACATTCCTCAATACTGGCGTCCCTGATCTCGGTTGTGAGTCAAATTACGATGTCAATGTGCATCTCAAGAGGCCAGAAAGGCGAAAAGGACGTCGAAATTCTGGACcatctgtcactccatccatgGAGGATTCCACAATATCCAAGGATGCATCCTTCGGAGAGGGAATTCCTCTGACCCCAACGGCTCCACCCAATGAACTCCTAACGCCCATGGATGGCTCAGAGATCACCATTCACAAGTCCAAGAGCAATGAATTGGCAAAACTGAAGTCGCCGGATGAGGAGCATTTTGCAGTGACGCCCAAGAGTACATCCCCATCGAATGTCTTCCGCAGCGAGGATTGCAATGAGCTGCTGGAGACGGAACTGGCAGAACTGGCACAGTGTGAGGGAAGGTATGGAGGAGGGAAGGAGCTGGTGTCGCAGAATTCCATCGAGATTGCAATTGTGGATGGTCCAGAGGGAGAGGAAAGTGGAGGGAAAGCAGAAGATTCCGGAGAAGATTGGACGCTCCTCGATGTCAACTTTGGAGTTCCGCTGTTCGATGTGGACTGCAATACCAGGATTTGCGAGAGTCTGGTGAAGCACTTGGTGTCAGAAGACAA tcTGCAGGTCCTTCAGGAGTCCAATAGTGAGATGAACaggaaatttttgcaatttgtaTCTCAGTGTCTG TATTTCGAGGATGAGAATATTGGAGTAGTGAAAATAGGACGTTTAATCCCTCAACCAAGGATAAATTTAGCCTTTGAGAATGGAAAAGTCGGATACTGGAATGGAAAGTGA
- the LOC129800536 gene encoding glycine receptor subunit alpha-2-like isoform X1, whose product MRHLWICAIFSMMFQHSSTINSRLLKPSFSVSDDYDRNMRPNTLTEVSISLLVNRISGVDETKEEVSFDVFLQMTWEDIRIRPARLDDEELRVNGFLELTLEERNRIWIPDLYIRQLREMKLLKLFEEISSLRLYGNSTINLRIGATIIINCDMNFVLYPLDVQKCRVDFSSYKYPVKDMTFRWKKDNPLTFPHDFGDGFFRLPRYVVSFLTDPEPKIINYGDADHCSARLEITLSREVKSYLLENYLPSTLFVSMSWGSFVVVPEIVPGRMVLLVTTLLSLVTMFDTVRNNSPDALELKCIEVWLISCTLFVFLALMEYFIVLFGIRYDKHWRTAKTKITISSPSPVPPSTLSSTGSPRKNGLEHANRIFATAANRISPDERGRDQMPTSTEDITSLPNANPNMLHHKRKFRNVAEYALLYAGSQRGRLDQISLILFPISFLLFTTIYWVLYLSESRKKM is encoded by the exons TGCAATCTTCTCGATGATGTTCCAGCACTCAAGCACCATCAATTCTCGCCTATTGAAGCCAAGCTTTTCCGTGTCTGACGATTACGACAGGAATATGCGACCAA ATACTCTCACAGAAGTGTCTATCTCCTTACTCGTCAATAGAATTTCTGGAGTAGATGAGACTAAAGAG GAAGTGTCTTTTGATGTTTTCCTGCAGATGACATGGGAAGACATCCGTATCCGTCCGGCTCGTCTCGATGATGAGGAACTTCGCGTAAATGGCTTTCTGGAGCTTACACTCGAGGAGCGAAATCGCATCTGG attcCTGACTTGTACATTCGGCAGTTGCGTGAGATGAAACTATTAAAGCTCTTTGAGGAAATTTCAAGTCTCAGACTGTATGGAAACAGCACAATAAATCTTCGCATTGG cgCAACAATCATCATCAACTGTGACATGAATTTCGTCCTCTATCCTCTCGATGTGCAAAAATGCCGTGTGGATTTTAGTAGTT aTAAGTATCCCGTGAAAGATATGACTTTCCGGTGGAAAAAGGACAATCCATTGACCTTTCCACATGACTTCGGAGATGGATTCTTCCGCTTGCCACGCTACGTTGTCTCCTTCCTGACTGATCCTGAACCAAAGATCATCAACTACGGCGACG CGGATCATTGCTCAGCCCGCCTGGAGATCACGCTGTCGCGAGAAGTGAAGAGCTATCTGCTGGAAAACTATCTCCCATCGACGCTGTTTGTGTCCATGAGCTGGGGCAGTTTTGTGGTTGTCCCAGAGATTGTTCCTGGCCGAATGGTTCTACTGGTAACTACACTACTCTCACTCGTGACAATGTTTGATACAGTGCGAAACAATTCTCCGGACGCCCTGGAGCTGAAATGCATAGAAGTGTGGCTGATTTCCTGCACACTCTTTGTCTTTCTGGCTCTTATGGAGTACTTTATTGTGCTCTTTGGGATTCGCTATGACAAACACTGGAGGACAGCCAAGACAAAAATCACCATCAGCAGCCCATCTCCTGTGCCTCCATCGACTCTTTCATCAACCGGAAGCCCG agaaaaaaCGGCCTTGAGCATGCGAACAGGATCTTTGCGACAGCCGCCAACAGAATATCCCCAGATGAGCGTGGAAGGGACCAAATGCCTACATCAACAGAGGACATCACTTCCCTTCCCAATGCCAATCCCAACATGCTCCATCACAAGCGGAAATTTCGCAACGTAGCCGAATACGCTTTGCTCTATGCCGGTTCTCAGCGTGGACGCTTGGATCAGATCTCCCTGATACTCTTCCCCATAAGCTTCCTCCTCTTCACCACCATCTACTGGGTGCTGTATCTGAGTGAATCTCGCAAGAAAATGTGA